The genomic region TGGTTCTGCTCGATCGCCGTGGGGTACGTGGCCTCCGGCGCCCGGTCGTACTCGGGGAAGACCACCGCGGCCCCGGTGCGCACCGCCAGCTCCCGCACCAGCCGGTCATGGGTGTTCGCACTGCCGAACACCCAGCCCGCCCCGTGGATGTAGTAGATCACCGGCAGGACCCCGGTCGCCCCGGCCGGGCGCACGATCCGTACCGGCACCTGCCCGGTGGGGCCGCCCTCCACGGTGATCCACTCGTCGTTGACCTCGGGCTTGGGCACGCCCTCACCGCTCTGGACGTCCTCCAGGATCTCCCGTCCCTGCTCGGGCGGGAGCTGGTAGATGAAGGGCTCGCTCGCGTTGGCGTCGGCGAACTCCTGGGCTGCCTGCTCCAGGACCACCTTGTTCTCGGACATGTCTCTTCCCCGGTTCGGTCGGCTTGCGGGAGCGGATCTCGATCGGGAGGCACCTGCCGACCATGTCCGGAACACGTGGAAGGGTCCAGGGATGTCACGCCACAGGAGTCGGCACGGGGTGCCACCCGCACCAGGGGCTTTCCGGTGGCCCCTTGGTGGAAACCGGCTTTTCCGAAACCTGACCGGATCCAGGCCCTGAAACGACCTCCCCCGCCCGGGGGCCAGTCCGGGGAGCTCAGGGGAGCAGGTCGTCCAGGGCCTGGTTCCAGGAGGTGAAGCGGACCGCCCGGTCGTCGAGGTAGGCGACGGCGGGCAGCTTGCGGTTGGTGACCAGCAGGACGCCCCGCTCGTTCCAGAACTCACCGTCGTAGTCGGTGCGGCAGTCGAAGCCCTGGTCGGTCAGCCACGCGGCGACCGCGTCCACACGGCGGCTCGTGTGGATGAACACGGCGTACTCGTCCATGAGCGCGCGCAGGCCCTCGATCGCACCGGGGACCGGGACGTCGTAGACGGTGCCGTCGTGCCAGCCCCTGGAGTAGGCGTGGACGACGCCGTCGAAGTCGACGGCGAGGGTGCTGGGTCGCGCCACGGCGGCCTCCGGCGGGTCGGGCGGACACGCCGGAGGCCCGGCTCCGAGCGCCCGCGTGCTGGGTGCGGTTCCTGTCTCTGACGCGAAGCGTACTGAAGCCGGGCCTCCGGGCGCAGCCTCGGACCCGCGCCCCAGGGGCACGGATCAGGGACGCTCTCCCGCGTCCCCGGGCCCGTCGGCCCGGGTCCTCTCGTGGTGGTGTTCCTCCTTGCCGACGACCCTGTCGTGGAAGGTGCCGCCGGAGAAGTCGACGTGGTCGCCGTCGTACCTGTTGACGCCGCCGTGGATCGTGCCCGCCTGGATGGCGATCCCCGCCACCCCTCCGTCGATGCGGTTGGTCGCGTCCCGCCGCGGGCGGTCGTCGTCCAGGTCCCGCAGGAGCGCGCGCAGCCGTGCGGCCGCCCCGGGGTCGGCCGCCACCAGGCGGCGGAGCTTGGGCTTCCACTCCCCCGCCGCCTCGACCGCCAGGTCCGGCCGCGCGACGACCTCGTCGCGCGAGCGCTCCAGCTCGGCCGCGGCCACGTGCCCGGCCCTGCCGAACAGGGCCGCGAACCGTTCGAGGACCACCTGCCACACCGGGGCGTCGTCGGAGGCCATCGAGCGGACCAGGGTGGTGGCGGCCTGCTCGGCCAGCGAAGAGCTCTCGTCCATCGCGCCTGCACCTGCTCCTCACACGACGAGGGGTGGGCGGCCGCGTCGGGCCGCACGTGGACCAGACACGTTAGCGCGTGTTCCCGTTCCCCACCCGGGCCCCGGCGAGAAACCTCGTCGGCGTCGGTCGCCGCCCCGGTCCGGTCCCGGTGCTAGGCGCTGTGCTGGTACGCGGGGAAGGTCACGTAGCCCCGGTCGCCGCCCTGGTAGTAGGCGGCCTCGTCCACCGGGGCGATCGGCAGGCCGGCGCGGAACCGCTCGACCAGGTCGGGGTTGGAGATGAAGGAGCGGCCGAAGCTGATCAGGTCGGCGCCCTGCCCGAGCCAGTGGTCGGCGTCGTCCCGGCCGGCCTGCTTCGGGCCCATCGGCAGGGTCGGGTTCATGATGAGGGTGCCCGGCCAGACGCGGCGCAGCTCCAGGAGCAGGTCCTCGTCGGCGGTGGCCTCCAGGTGGACGTAGGCGGGTCCGATCCGGGCCAGCTCGGTCAGCAGAGCGGTGTAGAGCTCGCGGACCTCCGTCTCCTCGACGCCCCAGAACGTCCCGCCCGGGGACAGGCGGATGCCCGTGCGGTCCCCGCCGACGGCGTCGACGGTGGCCGCCATGGCCTCGACGGCGAAGCGGATCCGGTCGGCCACCGAGCCCCCGTAGGAGTCCGTGCGCAGGTTGGCGTTGGAGGACAGGAACTGGGAGATCATGTAGCCGTTGGCGCCGTGCAGTTCCACTCCGTCGAACCCGGCGGCGACGGCGCGGCGGGCGGCCGCCGCGTAGGACCCGATGTGCTCGGGGATCTCGGCCTCCTCCAGCGCGCGCGGCATCGGCGCGGGCTGGGGCCCGGTCGGGGTGAACACGTCCCCGACGGCGGGCACGGCCGACGGGCCGACCGGCTGGTGGCCCGTGGTGTCGGGGTGGGAGACGCGCCCGCCGTGCATGATCTGGGCGAAGATCCGCCCGCCGTTGGCGTGCACCGCCTCGGTGACCGGTGTCCAGGAGGCGACCTGTTCGTCGGTGTGCAGCCCCGGCGTGCCCGGGTTGGACTGTCCCACCAGGCTCGGCTGCACCCCCTCGGACACGATCAGTCCCGCGGTCGCGCGCTGGGCGTAGTACGTCGCCATGGACGGGGTGGCCAGCCCGCCCGCGGCGGCGCGCACACGGGTCATCGGCGCCATCACCACCCGGTTGGGCAGGGTCAGGTTCCCCAGCTGGTATCGCTCGAACAAGCTCGTCACGTCAGGTCTCCTCGGTGGAAGGTGCGCCCCGGCCGGGCACGTCGACTACGCTAAAACCTGACATTGGTGTGAGAGGCAAGCGTTGTGCCGCAGGTCATAGGCAGCACCGTGGCCGTGTCCGGAGGGGGAAGCCGTGCGCATCGGAGAGCTCGCGTCACGGACGGGGGTGAGCGTCCGCTCCCTGCGCTACTACGAGGAACAGGGCCTGCTGGCCAGCACCCGCAGTGCCAGCGGACAGCGGCACTACGTCGACGCCGACGTCGAACGCGTCGGCTTCATCCAGCGGCTGTACGCCGCCGGGCTCTCCAGCCGCACCGTCGCCGAACTGCTGCCCTGCGTCGACGCGCCCAGCGAGCACAACTCCGAGGCGGCGATGGCGCGCATGGAACAGGAGCGCGACCGCCTCACCGAGCACATCGCCGAGCTGGTGCGCACGCGGGACGCGCTCGACGGCCTGATGGCCACGGCGCGGACCTACCGGGAGTCCCTGCGCTCCGGCGCCTCCGCCTGACCGGGGCCGACGGGTCGGGCGCCGGGGCGCTCGGGTGGACCGGGGCGCGGCGGTGGACCGGGGCGTGCCGCGGGCTCAGGTCTCGTCCGCCGGCTGGACGTCGGCCGTCCCGGGCCCGTGGTCGGGCATGGCCGAGCGGGCCTGTGCCTCCCGGTGCAGGCGCAGGAACTCCAGGTGCCGCTCGTACTCGTCGAGGATGTTCCCGATGAGCTGCTCCTTGGTGTAGCCCATCACGTCGTAGCCCTGGCTGCCCTCGGTGAGGTAGACCTCGAAGCGCACGTAGGTGTCGTGCTCGGCGAGCGAGCGCATGGCGAACGCCGGGGTGGGGACCACGATCGGCCACACCCGGTAGGTGAAGTCCTCCTCGGAGCCCATCGGCACCTTCAGGTCCAGGTGCGGGATCCCCGCCTCCTCGTCGATCCCCTCGCTGACCGCCGCCTCCGCGCCCTGGTCGCGCAGCCCCTCGGCGACGTCCTCGAACGCGGGACGGCACACCTCGCGGACGAACCTGGTCGCCGCGCGCTTGCCGGAGAAGCTCACCGCCCGCGCGATCCGCTGGCGCCAGTTGCGCTCCGTGCCCCGGCGGTCGACCGCGGTCCGGTCCGACAGCGAGGACGACAGGGTCGTCCGGAACGCGTCCTGCCGGAACCGCTCGACCCTCAGCGCCTTGTACAGCCCCCAGATGATCAGGAGCATGACGAACGAGAACGGCAGCCCCATGATGATGGTCGCGCTGGTCAGCGCGTCCAGCCCGCCGACCAGGAGCATGGCGAGCGTGAGCAGGCCGGTCGCCGCCGCCCAGAAGATGCGCAGCCACGCCGGCGCGTCGGTGACCGGAGTCGGCAGGTAGGAGCTGAGGTTGCCCATGACCAGGGCGCCCGAGTCGGCGGAGGTGACGTAGAGGAGCAGGCCGACGACCGTCGCGAGCCCGGCGCTGAACAGCACGCCCGGGTACTCCGCGAGCAGGGTGTAGAAGCCCCGCTCGGGTTCGTTCATGGCGAGCTGCCCGAACTCGACGTTGCCCTGGCGGACGATGCTCAGGGCGCTGTTGCCGAAGACCGACAGGAAGGTCAGCGTGTACAGCAGCGGGACCACCAGCGTCGCCGTCACGAACTGCCGGATGGTGCGCCCGCGCGAGATCCGGGCCAGGAAGAGCCCGACGAAGGGCGCCCAGGCGACCCACCAGGCCCAGAAGAACAGCGTCCAGTCGTTGAGCCAGTCGACCGGCGGGTCGTAGGCGAAGGTGTTCAGCGTCATCGAGGGGAACCGGCTGACGTAGTCGCCGATGTTCAGCACGAGGGCGTTGAGCAGTTGGATCGGGTCCTCGAAGACCAGCACGTACAGCATCAGGACGATGGCGAGCACGACGTTGATCTCCGACAGCCGCCGGATGCCCCGGTCGACGCCCGCCACGGCCGATACCGTGGCCACGAGCACCGCGATGACGATCAGGCCGATCTGCGCCGCCGTCCCCTCGGGGATGCCGAACAGGAAGTTCAGCCCGTAGTTGAGCTGGACGACGCCGATGCCCAGCGACACGGAGATGCCGAAGATCGTGCCGATGATGGCCGCCAGGTCGACCGCGTCACCGATGCGGCCGTGGATGCGCTTGCCGATCAGCGGGTACAGGGCCGAGCGGATCGCCAGGGGCAGGTGGTAGCGGAACGAGAAGTAGCCGAGGGCCATGCCCATCAGCGCGTACATCGCCCACCCGGTGATGCCGTAGTGGAAGAGGGTCCACACCACGGCCTGCCGTGCCGCCTCGACGGTCTGCGCGTCGCCCTCGGGCGGGGCCAGGTAGTGGGTGACCGGCCCGGCCACGGAGAAGAACATCAGGTCGATGCCGATCCCCGCCGCGAACAGCATGGCGGCCCAAGCGAACACGCCGTAGTCCGGCCGGGAGTGCTGGGGGCCGAGCTTGATGGTGCCGTAGCGGGAGATGGCGACGAAGACGACGAACCCCAGGTAGAGGGTCGCGGCGAGGAAGTAGTACCAGCCGAACACCCGGCTGATCCACCCCACGACGGCGCCGATGACGTACTCGGCGCCCGTCGGAGTGATGATCGCCCAGATCGAGAGCGCGAGGATCAGGATCGCCGAGCCGATGAACACCGCCGGTTTGAGCCGGCTCCGTCCGGGCTCGGTGCTCTCCAGGTCCGCCGGCATCTCCGCATGCGCGGCACCGTCCTGACGATCCTGTCCTCCGTCATCGGTGGCCACAGATCTCACCTCTCGTTCCTGCGGAGCCGGCCGGAAGCGAATCATGGGACTCGTGAGCCCCACGGCGTCATCTTCACCGATCCTCCGTCAGGGAACCCGTAACCCGCGCCCGGCGGCGTGGCGTGTCGTCCGAGGTCATGCGCTTGCGTGCTGCCGACAGGGCCCGTCGCGGGGCTCGTATCCGCCGCGCGGGCGCTAGGGCCGCCCGGGGGTGTCGGGGCGGTCGTGGTGGTACTCGACCTTTCCGGTCACCGGGCCGTGGAAGGTACCGCCGGAGAAGTCGATGTGCTCCCCCGCGGTGCCCGTCCCGCCCCCGGCCGCGGGAGTGCTCGCCCCGCCGCCCTGCGCGGGGGTGCCGCGGTCGTCGGCGGCGGGCGGGTGGCGCACCGTCCACACCGTGACGGCTCCGGTCGCCACCGCCACGGCCAGGGAGGCGATCCCCGCCAACTGGTTGAGCTCGTCGAGCCCCAGGCCCAGCTCCGGCAGGAGCCGGGGCAGAACCCAGGCCGCCGCGAGCACGAGCGCCACCGAACCCAGGATCCACGTCCACAGCCATCGCATGAGGGCATTGTCCACCGTCCGGGCCACCCCCGACAGGGGTTCGCCGGTGTGCCGGTGGCCGGATCGGGCCACGTCCCTGTGCGTCCCGACCCGGCCACCGGGTCTCCGGCCCCGCCCGCGGTGGCTACAGCAGTGTGGACCAGTAGGTCCAGAACGCCTGGCCGACCAGGCCGACGATCACCAGCGCCCACACGGTGAGCACGACGGTGTGGTTGCGGGCCAGTGTCCGCGCCGGACGCCGCAGCCACAGGGCGACGGGCACGTGGGCCGAGCGCACGTTGTGCAGGGTGACGTACCAGAACAGCGGGATCGTCACCGCCCACACGACCATGCAGTACGGGCACAGCGCGCCGATGCGGTACAGGCTCTGGAAGATCAGCCAGTGCACGAACACCGCCCCGAACAGCACGCCCGCCTGGAGCCCGAGCCAGAACCAGCGCCGGAACCGGGCGCCCGCCAGGAGCGCGGCGCCGACGGTGGTGACCACGGCGAAACACGCGACGCCGATGACCGGGTTCGGGATCCCCAAGGCCTCGGCCTGCGGGGTGGCCATGACGGTGCCGCAGGACAGCACCGGATTGACGCTGCACACGGGCACGTGTCCGGGGTCGGCCAGCACCCTGATCTTCTCGACCAGCAGGGCCGCCGCCGCGAGGAGTCCGATGGCGCCGCCCGCGGTGAGCAGCCACGGCAGGGCGCGGCCGATGACGGCGGCGTCGGCCCCCGGAGGCGCGGCCCCGGCTTCGCTCGCGGTGGTGTGGTCGGTCGACTGGTCGCCGGCCGGTTCGGTGGAGCGGGCGCCGGCCTGGTCGGCGGTGCGGTCGCTCATTCCTCCAGCTCCGCGTCGATCATCGACGAGAGCACCTCGTAGGTGGGCATGCTCGGGGCGACCCGCCCGTTGACGAAGATCGTCGGGGTGCCCTGGACGCCGAGGGCGACGCCGTCCTCGAAGTCGGACGCCACCCGCTCCTGGGTTTCGGCGGACTCCATGGTCGCCACGAATTCGTCCATGTCCAGGTCCAGGTCCTCGGCGAAGCCGACGAACACGTCGGTCCGGGGCTCGCGGGACTCGCCCCACTCGGCCTGGGTCTCGTACATCCGGGCGTACATCTCCTCCAGCGCGCCCTGCTGGGCGGCGGCCTCCACCGCCGCCGCGGCGGGCTCGGAGCTGGTGTGTCCGGGCAGGGGGAAGTAGCGGATGACCATGTTGATCCGTCCGTCGTAGTCCTCGCGGATCTGCTCCATGACGGGGAACTGGGCACGGCAGGCCTCGCACTCGAAGTCGAGGAACTCCACGACCGTCACCGGTGACTCCTCGACCTGGTCGAGGTAGCGGCTGTCCTCGCGGACGAGCAGTTCCGCCGGTGCGGTGGGCGTGGCGGGCGGGGTCGTGGGGGCCTGGCCGGTGGGGGCGGTCGGGGCGGCCTGAGGACCGGTGGTGCTGTCGCGGCCGTTGACGGCCATGAGGAGTCCGGCTCCGATGACGGCGACCATGATCAGGCCGAGGGTGATACCGAGGTTCTTGCTCATGTGGACGTCCTGGGGTGGGGAGCGCGCGGTGCGGCGCTCGACAACGGTCATGGGGGCGTGGCCGCGCCCGGTGGGCGGGCGTGGGCCGCCCTCCCCGCACGTGGTGCGGGAAGGGCGGCGGATGACCGTGTTCTAGACCCGTTGGACGCAGAGCAGTGTCAGCAGTCCGCTCCCGTGCGGGACGGCCGTCTCCGGCCGGCGGGGCCGGAGCACCGGTCCCGGCCGTGGCGCCGACAGCAGCACGAAGGTGAGGACGGCACCGAGCGCGAAGAGGAACAGGGGTGCGGCGGTGGGCAGCCCGTGCCCCTCGGTCGCCTGGCACGCGTGCGTGAGGCCCCGCGCAGGAGCGTCGGCCGGGACGGACGCGGACGCGTCCGCCTGTTCCGATGCCTGTTCAGGGCAGTCGACCGCCGGAGTGGTCGCGGCGGCGGAGGCGGACTGCGGGGCGGCGCTGTGGCACAGTGCGCACAGGAAGCACAGGACCACCAGGAAGATCAGCGGCACCGCGATGGTGCGCTGTCTCCGTGTGTCGGTGTGCCCGTCCATGCAGGGAACTGTAGCGGTGGCTCCGCCGGGGCCTGCGGCGGCTACCGCGGAAGCGGGTTCCTCACCGGAGCGGACGCCGTCCCGCCGGACCGGCCCCCGTCGGCTCGTTCACCCCAGGATGAGGACGCCCACGGTGGCCAGGGTCGCCGCTCCGGCCGTGAGGATGACGGCCAGCGCGATCCGGCCGAGGCGCCCCTCCTCGGGGGTGGGGTCGTGGTCGCTCGGATTGCAGCAGCCGCTCACCGGGGCTCCTCCGTGGTGGTGTCGTCGACGGCGAGCCGGCCGATCCCGGGCAGGAACCGACCGGTGCGTGCAGAGTAACGGAGGTAGGCGGTGCCGTGCGTCCGCGCGAGGTAGGGCTCCTCGATGGCGCGGACCTGCACCTGGACGGCGGCGGCGAACACCAGGAGGGCGAGCGCCGACAGAACCGAGGGCACCGCGAGGACCTGCCCGAGGAGCAGGACACCCATGCCGGTGAAGATCGGGTTGCGCGCGAGCGCGAAGACACTGTGCGTGACCAGTGCCGTGCGCTCGCCCTCGTCCACTCCGACGCGCCAGGAGGCGCCCATCACGCTCTGCGAGACGAGCACCAGGGCCAGGCCGAGCAGCATGAGGGCCGGCCCGGCGGCCCCCACGCCCGTGGGCACGGCGACCGTGGCCAGGTCCAGCAGGCCGGCCACGGGGGCGGCCAGGCCCAGGAGGAGCGCGCCGACGAAGAGCACACTCCCCCACCAGGAGGCGGTGAAGGCGGTGGTGTCCGGGCGCCTGAACCCGGTGTCACCGGTGCGTCGCCAGGCGGCCAGCGTGCGCATACCGAAGGCGAGGAGGAGGCCGAGCAGATAGAGGACGAGCGCGGTCAGTGCCATGACAGGTCCCGGTTCGGGCGGAGCGGGCGGAGGTCGGTCGGGTGCGGGCACGGGTGTCCCGGCGGACGGCTTCCATCATCGCCCAGGGGCGCCGGGTGTTCCACTCCCTGTCTCGCGGCAGGGCCCGCTCCCGTTCGCCGGGACCCTCCCGACCGCACCCGCGACCCGGTCGCATTGGGAGCCGACGACGGAACAGACCGCGTCGCGGGACCCGTTGGGTAGGATTTGTCCCGTGTTGGCGATGCTCGGGAAGCGGCGATGGGGCCCCGTAACAGGGGCCTTGCTGTTGTCTCTGGTGTTCGCCGCCCACCTCTTCTGCTCCGTCGGCGCCGTGGACTCCGCCTCGGCGTCGCAGGCCGAGGGCACCGTCGCCGCAGCGGGACCGGCGTCGGTGGAGGACGGTGCTCCGCACACCGGCGGCACCGCCGCACCGGACCATCCGTGCCCGTCGGACGCCGGCGCGAGCGCCGACCAGCGGACGTCCGGCGTCGCGGGGGCCGTGCTGCCGGGTCTGGCCACCGCGACCGCCCTGCTGCGGGCACCGGCCGCCCACGCGCTCTCGTGGCGGCCCTCCGGGACCGCGGCCGTTCCCTGGAGCGGGACACGACTGCTCGTCTCGCTCTGCGTCCGCCGGGTCTAGTCCGGTCGCGCCCGCCCGATACGCGCACGGCGCCGCCGCACCGCGAGCGCGGGCACACCGCCGCCCTCCCCACCGCCTCGACCTCGTCCCGGGTGCACCCGCACTCCAGAGGTCTCCGAACCGCAGACGGAGCAGCCACGACCATGGACACCACCCCTGCCGATCCGAGGAGACGCGTCGTCCTCGGTCTCCTCGCCTTCGGCCTGCTGGGCGCCACCGCGTGCTCGACGCCCCGAACCGACCCTCCTCCGGAGCCGAGCGAGGAGCCGCAGGCGACCGCCGAGCCGGTCACCGTGCGCATCACCCCGGAGGACGGCGCCTCCGACGTCCGCCCCGACCTGCCCGTCGTCGTCGAGGCCGAGGGCGGCACCCTCACCGAGGTCCAGGTCGTGACGGCCGGGCTGGAGGGCACCGGCGCCGACGAGATGACCGGGTCCCTCAACGAGGACGAGACCGAGTGGACCAGCGACTGGACGCTGGTTCCCGGCGCCGACATCACGGTGACCGCCACCGCCGAGACCGACGACGGGGAGCGGACCGAGGTCACCCACGCGTTCTCCACGCTCGCCGCGACCCCGGGGCAACGTCTGGAGCTCCAGTCGAACTTCCCCATCAGCGGCCAGACCGTCGGCGTCGGCATGCCCGTCATCATCGACTTCGACCTGCCCGTGCAGAACAAGGCGCGGGTGGAGTCGGCCATGGAGGTGCTCTCCGACGAGCCGGTCCGGGGTGCCTGGAACTGGTTCGGCGACCGGACCGCGGTCTTCCGCCCGGAGGAGTACTGGCAGCCGAACCAGAACGTGAGCGTCAACCTGCGGCTGGCCGGTGTCCAGGCGAGCGAGGGCGTCTACGGCATCGAGAACCACCGGCTCGACTTCACGGTCGGCCGGTCCCAGATCAGCACCATCGACAGCGACACCAAGCGCATGACCGTCGAACGCGACGGGGAGCAGGTCCAGGACTTCCCCACCAGCATCGGCAAGGCCGACGTCGAGCGCTACACCACCACCAGCGGTGTGCACCTGACCATGGAGAAGTACGAGGACCTGGTCATGGACTCCTCCACCGTGGGCGTCCCGGTCGACGACCCCGAGGGCTACGAGCTCGAGGTCCAGTACGCCGTCCGCTTCTCCGACAGCGGCGAGTTCACGCACGCCGCGCCGTGGAACGACCGGCTCGGCGAGGCCAACCTCAGCCACGGGTGCCCCAATCTGGCCACCGACGACGCCAGGTGGTTCTACGAGAACTCGTACATGGGCGACCCGCTGGTCGTCACCGGAACCGACCGCGAGCTCGAAGTCGACAACGGGTGGGGCTACTGGCAGCGCTCCTGGGAGGACTGGCTGGCGCAGAGCGGCACCGGCGTCGCCGATGACACCGGGGAGCCCGGCACTCCGGGCTCCCCGCACGGAGAGTCCGACTAGCTAGACCGTGTCCTGGGCTGCGGATGAGTCCTGGGTAGCGGGTGAGTCCTGGGCGGACAGTTCTTCGGCCAGTTCCATGCAGCGGAGGCGGGCCGGGGAGAAGTCGTAGGGCATCGTGCCGATGGCTTCGAACGCGCTCATGGAACCTGCCTCCCACCTGCCGGAGCCGAGTCCGGCCCCGCCCTCGCCGCCGTCGGCGGGCGCAGGATGCGCAGTGTCCCCGACGTCGAAGAGGGCATCGTCGTCCTCCCCCAGTCCGGACTCCTCGATGACGGCCCGCAGCGCGCTTTCGAAGGCGTGCCGTTCGGCGGCCACCCGAGCCACCCGTAGATCATCGACGGCGACGCTGTCGTCGAGCGCCTCCTCGGCGTCATCGACGCGGTCGGATTCCTCCCGCAGAGTGGGATGCGTGGCCAGGACGACGAAGCGGGTGGCCTGGACGGCCGCGCCGAGCGGACCGAGGATCCGCTCGGTGACCAGCAGAGCGTCCAGGTCGGCCTGACGCAGGGAGTCCTCGGGCAGGCTCCTGAGGCGTTCGGTGACGACGTCGGAGAGCAGGCCCGTCCGGCTGCCCTCGGTGCGCATCCGCCGCACGGCGGTCCGCTGCCGCCGCAGTTCGGCCTCCCGCTCGGCGAGGGTTTGCTCCAACCGCTCCAGGAGGCCCGCGATGCCGTCTCCGCCATCGGCGCCGGCGGAAGTCGTACCGGTGGTGAACGCGTCGCGGATGTCGTTCAGGGCGATCCCTGCGTCGGCCGTCCTGCGGATCCACAGCAGACGGATCATGTCCTCGTACCCGTAGCGACGGCGGTCGTCGCCGCCCCGCTCGGGTTCGGGGAGCAAGCCGATCTCGTGGTAGTGGCGGATCGCCCGTGGCGTGGTGCCGGCGAAGGCCGCCGCGTCACCGATCCTGACCTTGCGGGGCGGCATGAAGGACGAAGGCATGAGCGGGGACCTCTCCTCGAGGGACCAGGACGTGGGTCCACCAGACCACATGCCGCTACGGAAGGTGCAAGCCCCTGCGCACCGCCCCGCGCCCGTGTACGTGCAGGGTCTCAGCCGCCCCTGCCCTGCCACGTGGTGACACAGGCTTCATTGCCCTCCGGGTCGGCGAGCACCCAGAAGGCGGGGGCACGGGCCGCGGACACGAGCCGGCCCCCGGCCGTCAGTGCGGCTTCGACCCGTCGGGGTGCCTCGTCGTGCGGAACGCTGATGTCGATGTGGAGGCGATTGCGCTGCGGGCGCGCACGGTCCATCCGCTGGAACCAGAGGGCCGGGCCCTGCCCGACCGGGTCGACGAGCGGACCCTCCGGTCCTTCGGCGCCCGCCTCGTCGGCATAGCCCAACACCGCTTTCCAGAACGGCCGGATCTCGGCGATGCTCAGGGCGTCGATCGCGATCTCCAGAATCTGGACGGACCGTGGTGCCCCGGTTCCGATTCCGGGCTCCGGCAGAAATCCGGACGTGTCGGCGGCGGCGGCGATCCGACGCGCGAGTTCGACGTCCCGGGTGGTCACCGACGCACAGTGCGACGACTGCAGAGTGAGGACGACCCGATCGGGACGCGCATCGACCCGGAGATGGCGATCGGCGTCGTCGCCGCACACCGCGACGGCGTCCGCCGCCAGACCGACCGCCTGAGCCAGTGTCCCGACCGGGACCGATGCTTGCAGGGTGCCCAGCAGGTAGCGCCATCCGTGCTCCTGGACCGCCTCGGACGCTTCCCGCCGACTCAGTATCCGCTCCATGACCGCATCCTCCCAGTCCCGTTGTCCGCCTCGCCCGCCGGTGCCTCCGATCCACGCCCTCGGCGGGCGCGGGGTGCCGGCCCACGGGCGGGTGCCCACCGCACGCCCTCCCGCGGACTCAGGCGAGGGCGGCGACCAGCAGGGTGAAGGCCGCGATGATGACGGCGACGCGGACGTAGTGGTAGCGGTCCCAGCGCTTCATCTGCTCCTTCCAGTCCGCGGGCCGGTTCTCGGGGGTCCACGTCCTGCCCCGGTTGTTGATCGGGACGAGCAGCAGGACCGACATCAGCACACTGAGGACCAGCAGCGCGCCGGCGGTGACGACCAGGCCGGCACCGTCGTGCCGCCACACCGCGACGGCCCAGACGGCGGTGAGGGCGAGCGAGGTGATGTACCAGACCGGCATCAGGGCGCCGAGCATCCGGCCCCCGTGGGCGCGGCCGAGTTGGCCGCTGTCCTCGGGGAGCGCGTCGAGGATCCGGTTGAGGACGAAGGCGACGGAGAGCTCCACCCCCACCATCAGGCCGACGAGCACGGTGGTGACGATCTCGAGCGCGTTGAGCATGGCTGCCCCTCCAGGGATCTAGCGCTGCTAGTGGATGAGGCAACGCTAGACCTACTGCCGCTCGCTTGTCTAGCGGTGCTAGAATCTGATCATGTCGGTACAGGAACGCAAGGAGCGCGAACGGGCGGACCGTGAGCGCCTCATCGTGGCCACGGCGCGCGAACTCGCCGAGGCGCAGGGCTGGGACGCGGTCACCACGCGCCGGCTCGCCGAGCGCATCGAGTACAGCCAGCCCGTCCTCTACAGCCACTTCCGCGGCAAGCGCGAGATCATCGGCGCGGTCGCCCTGGAGGGTGCCGCCGAGATGGCCGTGGCGGCGCGGGCCGCGGCCTCCGCCGCGGACGGCCCCCGCGCGCGGGTCACCGCCCTGGCCCGCGCCTACCTCGACTTCGCCGAGCACAACCCGGCGGTCTACGACGCCATGTTCCGGCTCGACGGCGGCTTGGCGTTCGCGCACGAGGACACCCCC from Nocardiopsis aegyptia harbors:
- a CDS encoding alkene reductase → MTSLFERYQLGNLTLPNRVVMAPMTRVRAAAGGLATPSMATYYAQRATAGLIVSEGVQPSLVGQSNPGTPGLHTDEQVASWTPVTEAVHANGGRIFAQIMHGGRVSHPDTTGHQPVGPSAVPAVGDVFTPTGPQPAPMPRALEEAEIPEHIGSYAAAARRAVAAGFDGVELHGANGYMISQFLSSNANLRTDSYGGSVADRIRFAVEAMAATVDAVGGDRTGIRLSPGGTFWGVEETEVRELYTALLTELARIGPAYVHLEATADEDLLLELRRVWPGTLIMNPTLPMGPKQAGRDDADHWLGQGADLISFGRSFISNPDLVERFRAGLPIAPVDEAAYYQGGDRGYVTFPAYQHSA
- a CDS encoding MerR family transcriptional regulator, with protein sequence MRIGELASRTGVSVRSLRYYEEQGLLASTRSASGQRHYVDADVERVGFIQRLYAAGLSSRTVAELLPCVDAPSEHNSEAAMARMEQERDRLTEHIAELVRTRDALDGLMATARTYRESLRSGASA
- the betT gene encoding choline BCCT transporter BetT gives rise to the protein MPADLESTEPGRSRLKPAVFIGSAILILALSIWAIITPTGAEYVIGAVVGWISRVFGWYYFLAATLYLGFVVFVAISRYGTIKLGPQHSRPDYGVFAWAAMLFAAGIGIDLMFFSVAGPVTHYLAPPEGDAQTVEAARQAVVWTLFHYGITGWAMYALMGMALGYFSFRYHLPLAIRSALYPLIGKRIHGRIGDAVDLAAIIGTIFGISVSLGIGVVQLNYGLNFLFGIPEGTAAQIGLIVIAVLVATVSAVAGVDRGIRRLSEINVVLAIVLMLYVLVFEDPIQLLNALVLNIGDYVSRFPSMTLNTFAYDPPVDWLNDWTLFFWAWWVAWAPFVGLFLARISRGRTIRQFVTATLVVPLLYTLTFLSVFGNSALSIVRQGNVEFGQLAMNEPERGFYTLLAEYPGVLFSAGLATVVGLLLYVTSADSGALVMGNLSSYLPTPVTDAPAWLRIFWAAATGLLTLAMLLVGGLDALTSATIIMGLPFSFVMLLIIWGLYKALRVERFRQDAFRTTLSSSLSDRTAVDRRGTERNWRQRIARAVSFSGKRAATRFVREVCRPAFEDVAEGLRDQGAEAAVSEGIDEEAGIPHLDLKVPMGSEEDFTYRVWPIVVPTPAFAMRSLAEHDTYVRFEVYLTEGSQGYDVMGYTKEQLIGNILDEYERHLEFLRLHREAQARSAMPDHGPGTADVQPADET
- a CDS encoding vitamin K epoxide reductase family protein, producing the protein MSDRTADQAGARSTEPAGDQSTDHTTASEAGAAPPGADAAVIGRALPWLLTAGGAIGLLAAAALLVEKIRVLADPGHVPVCSVNPVLSCGTVMATPQAEALGIPNPVIGVACFAVVTTVGAALLAGARFRRWFWLGLQAGVLFGAVFVHWLIFQSLYRIGALCPYCMVVWAVTIPLFWYVTLHNVRSAHVPVALWLRRPARTLARNHTVVLTVWALVIVGLVGQAFWTYWSTLL
- a CDS encoding DsbA family protein, producing MSKNLGITLGLIMVAVIGAGLLMAVNGRDSTTGPQAAPTAPTGQAPTTPPATPTAPAELLVREDSRYLDQVEESPVTVVEFLDFECEACRAQFPVMEQIREDYDGRINMVIRYFPLPGHTSSEPAAAAVEAAAQQGALEEMYARMYETQAEWGESREPRTDVFVGFAEDLDLDMDEFVATMESAETQERVASDFEDGVALGVQGTPTIFVNGRVAPSMPTYEVLSSMIDAELEE
- a CDS encoding methyltransferase family protein, which gives rise to MALTALVLYLLGLLLAFGMRTLAAWRRTGDTGFRRPDTTAFTASWWGSVLFVGALLLGLAAPVAGLLDLATVAVPTGVGAAGPALMLLGLALVLVSQSVMGASWRVGVDEGERTALVTHSVFALARNPIFTGMGVLLLGQVLAVPSVLSALALLVFAAAVQVQVRAIEEPYLARTHGTAYLRYSARTGRFLPGIGRLAVDDTTTEEPR